The proteins below come from a single Pandoraea apista genomic window:
- a CDS encoding metal-dependent hydrolase produces MQARSHLIFGIGATWLMHRTGWAASVHAWPLTLVGALLPDIDHPKSMLGRRVAPVSLAISGVFGHRGMTHSLLLPVLAVVACLYGWRHVPAWMIALCAGYLSHLLADWLTPSGVPLCWPLRTRFRSPLYVTTGSAAEWCIAAALAFAMWRWW; encoded by the coding sequence TCGGCGCAACATGGCTGATGCATCGCACCGGATGGGCCGCCAGCGTCCATGCCTGGCCATTGACACTTGTCGGTGCGCTGCTCCCCGACATCGATCATCCGAAGAGCATGCTGGGGCGCCGCGTCGCGCCAGTCTCGCTGGCGATTTCCGGGGTGTTCGGTCATCGCGGCATGACCCATTCGCTTTTGCTGCCCGTGCTGGCGGTTGTCGCCTGTCTATATGGATGGAGACACGTGCCGGCGTGGATGATCGCGCTGTGCGCCGGGTATTTGTCGCATCTGCTGGCGGATTGGCTGACCCCGTCCGGGGTGCCGCTTTGCTGGCCACTGCGCACGCGTTTTCGCTCGCCGCTTTACGTAACGACGGGGTCGGCGGCGGAGTGGTGTATTGCCGCCGCACTCGCGTTCGCCATGTGGCGGTGGTGGTGA
- a CDS encoding ABC transporter permease, protein MSLNPSPNGTPAPALAPEPVPMRRESPWQQGLREFLRSKSAVLGLVVLVVLIVAAITAPWITPQNPYDLMQLDVMDARLPPATANGAATYTYWLGTDGQGRDLLSGIIYGLRISLGVGVGSALIAGILGTILGLIAAYAGGRVDAAIMRLVDLLLSFPSILVALMILAYVGKGIGNVVLTLVVLEWAYFARTARGQALVESRREYVEAARCQAIPNWRIVLGHILPNCLPPLIVVGSLQVARAITLEATLSFLGLGVPVTEPSLGLLIANGYQTMLSGEYWISLYPGLALLITVVAINLVGDRLRDVFNPRLQK, encoded by the coding sequence ATGTCGCTCAATCCGTCTCCCAACGGCACCCCCGCCCCGGCGCTCGCGCCCGAGCCGGTGCCCATGCGCCGCGAGTCGCCCTGGCAACAGGGCCTGCGTGAGTTCCTCCGCTCGAAGAGCGCGGTGCTTGGCCTTGTCGTACTCGTCGTGCTGATCGTCGCCGCCATCACCGCGCCGTGGATCACGCCGCAAAATCCGTATGACCTGATGCAGCTCGACGTGATGGACGCGCGTTTGCCGCCCGCCACGGCCAACGGCGCCGCCACGTACACGTACTGGCTCGGCACCGACGGTCAGGGCCGCGACCTGCTTTCCGGCATCATCTACGGCCTGCGTATCAGTCTGGGCGTTGGTGTCGGCTCCGCGCTCATTGCCGGCATTCTCGGCACGATTCTCGGACTGATCGCCGCCTACGCGGGCGGGCGGGTCGACGCCGCCATCATGCGGCTGGTCGACCTGCTGCTGTCGTTCCCGTCGATTCTCGTCGCACTGATGATTCTCGCCTACGTCGGCAAGGGCATCGGCAACGTGGTGCTCACCCTCGTCGTACTTGAATGGGCCTACTTTGCCCGCACCGCACGCGGGCAAGCGCTCGTGGAGTCGCGGCGCGAGTATGTGGAAGCCGCACGCTGCCAGGCCATTCCGAACTGGCGCATCGTTCTCGGCCATATCCTGCCGAACTGCCTGCCGCCGCTGATCGTCGTGGGCTCGCTGCAAGTCGCGCGGGCCATCACGCTCGAAGCCACGCTGTCGTTTCTGGGTCTGGGTGTGCCGGTGACGGAACCTTCGCTCGGCCTGCTCATCGCCAACGGATATCAGACAATGCTCTCCGGCGAATACTGGATCAGTCTGTATCCGGGCCTCGCGCTGCTCATCACGGTCGTCGCCATCAATCTCGTGGGCGACCGCCTGCGCGACGTGTTCAATCCAAGGTTGCAGAAATGA
- a CDS encoding ABC transporter substrate-binding protein translates to MKRFLLSSLAAAMLVTSAAASAQTLRIAFADPLSSLDPQLNNHAGDRSVDLHFWDLLVENKWNKLQPGLAVSWKALDAKTWEFKLRPNVKWHDGQPFTAADVIYSYQRARNVPGSVATFAGYLRTIDTMSAPDPLTLVVKTKIPNPDLPLNLASVHIVSKHVGEKSNTDDYNAGRAMVGTGPFKYVSYTPGDRVEMVRNDNYWAGKSEWEKVDYRYINNGAARTAALLAGDVDVIDKVSASDIPRLKKAPNVTVFPYPGLRVMLLQPTFREGPNQYITDNAGKPLAKNPLLDVRVRRALSLAINREAIVTRIMQGTASVANQWMPKDTFGYNPDVKDIPFDAAQAKKLLAEAGFPDGFKLTMHVPNDRYPQGPETAQAVAQFWTRIGVKTQVEVVPWAVYSGRANKNEYAMSMLAWGNGTGEASYALVNVLATVDAKKGLGASNWGHYSNPAIDKALDASTAEFDEGKREAILRQSVKVETDDVGTIPLYHYQNIWAARKGLKVTPFTSDRTVAMQVTKAAK, encoded by the coding sequence ATGAAACGCTTCTTGTTGTCCTCACTGGCTGCTGCAATGCTTGTGACGAGCGCGGCCGCTTCTGCCCAGACGCTGCGCATCGCCTTTGCCGACCCGCTGTCGTCGCTCGATCCGCAACTGAATAACCACGCGGGCGATCGCTCGGTCGATCTGCACTTCTGGGATCTGCTCGTCGAGAACAAGTGGAACAAGCTGCAACCGGGACTGGCTGTGTCGTGGAAGGCGCTCGACGCCAAGACCTGGGAATTCAAGCTGCGCCCCAACGTAAAGTGGCACGACGGTCAGCCGTTCACCGCCGCAGACGTCATCTATTCGTATCAGCGCGCACGTAACGTGCCGGGCAGCGTGGCCACGTTCGCAGGCTATCTGCGCACCATCGACACGATGAGCGCACCGGACCCGCTCACGCTCGTCGTGAAGACCAAGATTCCGAATCCGGATCTGCCGCTCAACCTCGCTTCGGTGCACATCGTGAGCAAGCACGTTGGCGAGAAGTCGAACACCGACGACTACAACGCCGGACGCGCCATGGTCGGCACGGGTCCGTTCAAGTACGTCTCCTATACGCCGGGCGACCGCGTGGAAATGGTGCGTAACGACAACTACTGGGCCGGCAAGTCGGAGTGGGAAAAGGTCGATTACCGTTACATCAACAACGGCGCCGCACGCACGGCCGCCCTGCTGGCGGGCGACGTGGACGTGATCGACAAGGTCTCGGCCTCGGACATTCCGCGTTTGAAGAAGGCGCCGAACGTGACGGTATTCCCATACCCGGGCCTGCGCGTGATGCTGTTGCAACCGACCTTCCGCGAAGGCCCGAATCAGTACATCACCGATAACGCAGGCAAGCCGCTCGCGAAGAATCCGCTGCTCGACGTGCGCGTGCGCCGTGCCCTCTCGCTCGCCATCAACCGCGAGGCAATCGTCACGCGCATCATGCAAGGCACGGCGAGCGTGGCCAACCAGTGGATGCCGAAGGACACGTTCGGCTACAACCCGGACGTGAAGGACATTCCGTTCGATGCCGCGCAAGCCAAGAAGCTGCTCGCCGAAGCGGGCTTCCCGGACGGCTTCAAGCTGACGATGCATGTGCCGAACGACCGCTACCCGCAAGGTCCTGAGACCGCACAGGCGGTTGCGCAATTCTGGACGCGTATCGGCGTGAAGACCCAGGTGGAAGTGGTGCCTTGGGCCGTGTACTCGGGTCGCGCGAACAAGAACGAATACGCCATGAGCATGCTTGCCTGGGGTAACGGCACGGGTGAAGCCAGCTACGCGCTGGTGAACGTGCTGGCGACGGTGGACGCCAAGAAGGGTCTGGGCGCTTCGAACTGGGGTCACTACAGCAATCCGGCCATCGACAAGGCACTCGACGCATCGACCGCAGAATTCGACGAGGGCAAGCGCGAAGCGATCCTGCGTCAGTCTGTCAAAGTCGAGACGGACGACGTCGGCACGATCCCGCTGTATCACTACCAGAACATCTGGGCCGCCCGTAAGGGCCTGAAGGTCACGCCGTTCACGAGCGATCGCACCGTTGCGATGCAAGTGACCAAGGCCGCCAAGTAA
- a CDS encoding serine/threonine protein kinase, whose amino-acid sequence MNTDLSPDASGHTHPFAALLPDVVINAVEQLGSYSDGRLLALNSYENRVYQIGMEDGPPLIAKFYRPERWTDDAILEEHSFTQALAEREIPVVAPLEIHGKTLHFFDGFRFALFPRRGGRAPELQDPDTLNWLGRFLGRIHALGATQPFQHRLTLNIDSYGHAPVEYLWTNGFIPADLRDAWRSIVDLALAAIARAYEHAGDVKLLRVHGDCHAGNVLWTDAGPHFVDFDDTCMAPAMQDLWMLLSGTRAEMTLQLDEVLSGYEDFADFNPRELHLTEALRTLRLLHYSAWLARRWDDPAFPAAFPWFNTQRYWQDRILELREQVALMDEPPLTWR is encoded by the coding sequence ATGAACACCGATCTTTCCCCCGACGCCTCCGGGCACACGCATCCCTTCGCCGCCCTGCTGCCAGATGTCGTCATCAACGCCGTCGAGCAATTAGGTAGCTACAGCGACGGGCGTTTGCTCGCACTCAACAGTTACGAGAACCGCGTCTATCAGATCGGGATGGAAGACGGACCGCCCCTGATCGCCAAGTTCTACCGCCCCGAGCGCTGGACCGACGACGCCATCCTGGAAGAGCACAGCTTCACGCAAGCGCTCGCAGAACGCGAGATCCCCGTCGTAGCCCCTCTGGAGATTCATGGCAAGACACTCCATTTCTTCGACGGCTTCCGCTTCGCACTTTTTCCTCGACGCGGCGGCCGGGCGCCAGAACTGCAAGATCCCGACACGCTGAACTGGCTCGGCCGCTTTCTGGGGCGCATTCACGCCCTCGGCGCCACCCAGCCGTTTCAGCACCGCCTCACGCTGAATATCGACAGCTACGGCCATGCCCCCGTTGAGTATCTGTGGACGAACGGCTTCATTCCGGCCGACTTGCGCGATGCCTGGCGCAGCATCGTTGATCTCGCGCTCGCCGCCATCGCCCGTGCATACGAACATGCGGGAGACGTGAAACTGCTGCGCGTACACGGCGACTGTCACGCCGGCAATGTCCTGTGGACCGATGCCGGCCCGCACTTCGTCGATTTCGACGACACTTGCATGGCCCCGGCGATGCAAGACCTGTGGATGCTGCTCTCGGGTACGCGCGCGGAAATGACCCTCCAGCTCGACGAAGTACTCTCGGGCTATGAAGACTTTGCCGACTTCAATCCCCGCGAGTTACATCTGACGGAAGCGCTGCGGACGCTGCGCCTGCTCCACTACAGTGCCTGGCTGGCACGTCGCTGGGACGACCCCGCCTTCCCCGCCGCGTTCCCCTGGTTCAACACGCAGCGCTATTGGCAGGACCGCATACTCGAGCTGCGCGAACAAGTCGCCCTCATGGACGAACCGCCGCTGACCTGGCGCTAG
- a CDS encoding ABC transporter permease, with product MTAWILRRALQAVFVVWLMTLIVFVGLHAIGNPVDILIGQDVDQVDRARIIAQLGLDQPLWRQYLSFLGGALHGELGNSFVYNVPAIQLILQRLPATLELAFAALILAVFIGIPLGLFAGLYPRNPISKLLMTGSIVGFSLPTFWVGLMLIMFFSVHLGVLPASGRGETVRVFGVEWSFLTIDGLRHLILPALNLALFKISLVLRLTRAGVSEVLPQDYVKFARAKGLSPLRVVLVHVLRNTLIPLVTVLGLEFGSTIAFAVVTESVFSWPGAGKLILDSINSLDRPVIVAYLIVVVCLFVSLNLIVDVLYKWLDPRVRVEAAA from the coding sequence ATGACCGCCTGGATTCTGCGCCGCGCGCTGCAAGCGGTCTTCGTGGTCTGGCTGATGACACTGATCGTGTTCGTCGGCCTGCATGCGATCGGCAATCCCGTCGACATCCTGATCGGCCAGGACGTCGACCAGGTCGATCGCGCGCGCATCATCGCGCAACTCGGCCTCGACCAGCCGTTGTGGCGTCAGTACCTGTCGTTCCTCGGCGGCGCGCTGCACGGCGAGCTGGGCAACAGCTTCGTCTACAACGTGCCGGCCATCCAGTTGATTCTGCAACGCCTGCCCGCCACGCTGGAACTGGCCTTCGCAGCCCTCATTCTGGCGGTGTTCATCGGCATTCCGCTGGGACTGTTCGCCGGTCTGTACCCGCGCAACCCGATCTCGAAGCTGCTGATGACCGGCAGTATTGTCGGCTTCTCGCTGCCAACGTTCTGGGTCGGACTCATGCTCATCATGTTCTTCTCGGTGCATCTGGGCGTGCTGCCCGCGAGCGGCCGGGGCGAGACGGTGCGCGTGTTCGGTGTGGAATGGTCGTTTTTGACGATCGACGGGCTGCGCCACCTGATTCTGCCCGCCCTCAATCTGGCCCTGTTCAAGATATCGCTGGTGCTGCGTCTCACGCGTGCCGGCGTGTCTGAAGTGCTGCCGCAGGACTACGTGAAGTTCGCCCGCGCCAAGGGGCTTTCGCCGTTGCGTGTCGTGCTTGTGCATGTACTGCGCAACACGCTGATTCCGCTCGTAACGGTGCTCGGGCTAGAGTTTGGTTCGACCATCGCGTTCGCCGTGGTGACAGAGAGCGTGTTCTCGTGGCCCGGGGCCGGCAAGCTCATTCTCGACAGCATCAACTCGCTCGACCGCCCCGTGATCGTGGCGTATCTCATCGTCGTGGTGTGCCTGTTCGTGTCGCTCAACCTGATCGTGGACGTGCTCTACAAATGGCTCGATCCGCGTGTGCGCGTGGAGGCCGCTGCCTGA
- a CDS encoding ABC transporter ATP-binding protein yields the protein MPAPIVALRGVSKRFGERHVGPAGRLLERAGLAHPPAVVRAVDNVDLVVKPGEVVGLVGESGCGKSTLGRMLAGLLKPSSGEVQIHGRPADSLSAQEQRDARLKIQMIFQDPYSSLNPRLRVDRIVGEGALVHGLTDRAGFDDYVSAQLQRAGLDPALRHRYPHQFSGGQRQRIGIARALAVAPDLLVCDEAVAALDVSIQAQILNLFMDLREQLHLTYVFISHDLGVVEHLSDRVVIMYLGRIVESAPVEEVFRRPNHPYTQALLAEIPRIDVRHKTFSAIRGEIPSPIAPPGGCHFHPRCPHAMPRCRTEVPTLRGVAVNHVSACHLNDT from the coding sequence CTGCCCGCGCCCATCGTGGCGTTGCGTGGTGTTAGCAAGCGCTTTGGCGAGCGTCACGTCGGTCCCGCGGGACGCCTGCTCGAACGCGCTGGTCTCGCGCATCCGCCAGCCGTGGTGCGCGCGGTCGATAACGTCGATCTCGTGGTCAAACCGGGGGAGGTCGTGGGACTCGTGGGCGAGTCGGGCTGCGGCAAGTCCACGCTCGGGCGCATGCTCGCGGGACTGCTCAAGCCATCGTCAGGCGAAGTGCAGATTCACGGCCGTCCGGCGGACTCGCTTTCCGCGCAAGAGCAACGCGATGCACGTCTGAAGATCCAGATGATCTTTCAGGACCCGTACTCGAGCCTGAATCCGCGTTTGCGCGTCGACCGCATTGTCGGCGAAGGAGCGCTCGTACACGGCCTGACCGATCGGGCAGGCTTCGACGACTACGTGAGTGCACAGTTGCAGCGCGCCGGGCTCGATCCTGCGCTGCGTCATCGCTATCCGCACCAGTTCAGCGGTGGTCAGCGTCAACGCATCGGCATCGCCCGCGCACTGGCCGTCGCGCCCGATCTGCTGGTATGCGACGAAGCGGTCGCGGCGCTCGACGTCTCGATCCAGGCGCAGATTCTCAATCTGTTCATGGATCTGCGCGAACAATTGCATCTGACATATGTGTTCATCAGCCATGACCTCGGCGTGGTCGAGCACCTGTCCGATCGCGTGGTCATCATGTATCTCGGCCGCATCGTGGAAAGTGCGCCTGTCGAGGAAGTCTTCCGTCGCCCGAATCATCCGTACACGCAGGCGCTGCTTGCCGAGATTCCGCGCATCGACGTGCGTCACAAGACATTCTCCGCCATTCGCGGCGAGATCCCGAGCCCAATTGCGCCGCCGGGCGGTTGCCACTTCCATCCGCGATGTCCGCACGCCATGCCGCGTTGCCGCACGGAGGTACCGACGCTTCGCGGCGTGGCCGTCAATCATGTGAGTGCGTGTCACCTGAACGACACCTGA
- a CDS encoding acyl-CoA thioester hydrolase/BAAT C-terminal domain-containing protein has translation MTSSLILTATPADALIDVPRHLVVHGASPGAHVTLTARTARAGGVVWYAEATFKADAQGVVDVSRDAPVSGSYQGVSAMGLIWSQVPEDGKSRDVFPQPVMAPLVTTVVAQAGRTAGQNEDNGAVSSSVSFTQRLAADGVTRREVREDGLVGTLYLPPGDGPHPAVMILNGSGGGINEPRAALYASHGYAAFALGYFKGPGLPDYISNTPLEYFAKGMDWLRRTVKPAHDFVALSGQSRGGELVLLLGATFPDAVSAVVGYVPSALIHSAQNACDPAIGREGPTWLLDGKPLPHIWENNRTASWAPFDEGPAPHRHAKAMLTALNDAEAVERARIPVEKIQGPVMLLSAEDDGSWPSSRYSRMVAERLAAHAHPYPVEHLDFDRAGHAIVFPYVPTTQLVYAHPVSGKISTGGGEPPANAHADERSWTAVQAFLARAVAARAQSQGQS, from the coding sequence ATGACGTCATCGCTCATTCTTACGGCAACCCCTGCCGACGCGCTGATCGACGTGCCGCGCCACCTCGTGGTGCACGGCGCGTCGCCCGGCGCACATGTGACGCTCACCGCCCGCACGGCGCGGGCCGGTGGCGTGGTCTGGTATGCCGAGGCGACCTTCAAGGCCGACGCACAGGGCGTTGTCGACGTGTCGCGCGACGCGCCCGTCAGTGGCAGCTATCAGGGCGTATCGGCAATGGGCCTCATCTGGTCGCAAGTTCCGGAAGACGGCAAGAGTCGCGACGTGTTTCCACAGCCCGTCATGGCGCCGCTCGTGACAACGGTGGTCGCTCAGGCGGGTCGTACGGCTGGGCAGAACGAGGACAACGGTGCGGTATCGTCTTCCGTATCGTTCACCCAGCGACTCGCCGCCGACGGCGTCACCCGACGTGAGGTGCGCGAAGACGGGCTCGTGGGCACCCTTTATCTGCCGCCTGGCGACGGCCCGCATCCGGCGGTGATGATCCTCAACGGCTCCGGCGGTGGTATCAACGAGCCGCGCGCCGCGCTGTATGCATCGCATGGCTATGCCGCTTTCGCACTCGGATACTTCAAGGGACCGGGGCTGCCCGACTACATCTCCAATACGCCGCTCGAGTACTTCGCGAAGGGCATGGACTGGCTGCGCCGCACCGTGAAGCCGGCACATGACTTCGTAGCGCTCTCGGGCCAATCGCGCGGCGGCGAGTTGGTGCTGCTGCTCGGCGCCACGTTCCCGGACGCCGTTTCGGCCGTCGTCGGTTACGTGCCCAGTGCGCTGATTCACAGCGCGCAGAACGCTTGCGATCCGGCCATCGGCCGCGAGGGCCCGACGTGGCTGCTCGACGGCAAGCCGTTGCCGCACATCTGGGAAAACAATCGAACGGCATCGTGGGCACCGTTCGACGAGGGCCCTGCGCCGCATCGGCATGCCAAGGCGATGCTGACCGCACTGAACGACGCCGAAGCGGTTGAGCGGGCACGCATTCCCGTAGAGAAGATCCAAGGTCCGGTCATGCTGCTTTCGGCCGAAGACGACGGTTCATGGCCGTCGAGCCGGTATTCACGGATGGTCGCCGAGCGGCTTGCGGCGCATGCACATCCCTATCCGGTCGAGCACCTGGACTTCGATCGTGCGGGACACGCCATTGTGTTCCCATATGTGCCCACGACGCAGCTCGTCTACGCACATCCGGTCTCTGGAAAGATCAGTACCGGTGGCGGCGAGCCGCCAGCGAACGCCCATGCGGACGAACGTTCCTGGACCGCTGTGCAGGCATTCCTCGCGCGGGCAGTAGCCGCACGGGCCCAATCTCAAGGACAATCATGA
- the aac(6') gene encoding aminoglycoside 6'-N-acetyltransferase — protein MTSTKYFVQPIGPDDIPSWRMLRHCLWPQASADEHDREMAETLSSPERYATFIAFSTAKAALGFAEASIRHDYVNGCDTSPVLFLEGIYVAPEARRQGVAKALFEYVEQWGALHACEEFASDTDVRNDGVQALHRALGFEETERVVFFRKRTSKAALR, from the coding sequence ATGACTTCCACCAAGTACTTCGTCCAGCCGATTGGCCCCGATGACATTCCGTCGTGGCGTATGCTCAGACATTGTCTTTGGCCACAGGCCAGCGCGGATGAGCATGACCGCGAGATGGCAGAGACACTTTCCAGTCCGGAACGTTACGCCACATTCATCGCATTTTCGACGGCGAAGGCGGCACTTGGCTTCGCCGAGGCATCGATACGACACGACTATGTGAATGGATGCGATACGTCGCCGGTGCTATTCCTTGAAGGCATTTATGTGGCGCCTGAGGCACGTCGTCAAGGTGTTGCCAAGGCATTGTTCGAATACGTCGAGCAATGGGGCGCCCTTCACGCGTGCGAAGAGTTTGCATCAGATACGGATGTTCGGAATGACGGCGTTCAGGCGTTACATCGGGCACTCGGCTTCGAAGAGACAGAACGCGTTGTCTTCTTCAGAAAGCGAACGTCGAAGGCTGCGTTGAGATAG
- a CDS encoding flavin-containing monooxygenase has translation MTQSPTSATGLPALEARLRQDLAWLELPAKHWVPERTHHGQPVLDVAIIGGGMAGLAAAASLTHLGVGAVIFDQSPRGFEGPWATTARMETLRSPKQLTGPALGLPALTFRAWFEAQFGLEAWDALDKIPRLQWMDYLRWYRDVLAIDVRNDHRITAVTPLGEDGLVALSMTSPEGEHTVYARHVVLATGRDGLGGPTVPAFARALPRRYWAHSSDAMDYATLRGKRVGVIGAGASAMDSAATALEAGAASVDLLIRRADIPRINKGKGAGNPGLTHGHINLPDEWKWRIRHYVNVQQVPPPRGSTLRVSRHENARFNLGAPILDVTPIGDELHVRTAKGTFVLDFLVFATGFRIDIEGRPEFAAFSKFVRKWSDRYTPAAGDEDVELSDSPDLGPAFEFLEKTPGDCPGLERIHCFCAPATLSHGAVSGDIPAVSEGAKRLAQALAGTFYREDVEHHYANMEAYAEPEVYGDEWTPAPPPPALNSEIAAKGEERIA, from the coding sequence ATGACCCAGTCCCCGACATCCGCCACCGGCCTGCCCGCGCTCGAAGCGCGCCTGCGTCAGGACCTCGCCTGGCTCGAACTGCCCGCCAAGCACTGGGTGCCCGAGCGCACGCACCACGGCCAGCCCGTGCTCGACGTCGCCATTATCGGCGGCGGCATGGCCGGTCTTGCCGCCGCAGCGTCGCTCACGCATCTGGGGGTGGGCGCCGTGATCTTCGATCAGTCGCCACGCGGTTTCGAAGGCCCATGGGCCACCACCGCGCGCATGGAAACCCTGCGCTCGCCCAAGCAACTCACCGGCCCCGCGCTCGGCCTGCCCGCACTCACGTTCCGTGCGTGGTTCGAGGCGCAGTTCGGTCTCGAAGCCTGGGACGCCCTCGACAAGATCCCGCGGCTGCAATGGATGGATTACCTGCGCTGGTATCGCGATGTGCTCGCCATCGATGTCCGTAACGACCACCGCATCACCGCCGTGACGCCGCTCGGCGAAGACGGTCTCGTCGCGCTGTCGATGACGTCGCCCGAGGGAGAACACACGGTCTATGCGCGCCATGTGGTGCTCGCCACCGGTCGCGACGGCCTCGGCGGCCCGACCGTACCGGCCTTCGCCCGTGCGTTGCCGCGCCGTTACTGGGCGCATTCGTCGGATGCCATGGACTATGCAACGCTGCGCGGCAAGCGCGTTGGCGTGATCGGTGCCGGGGCGTCCGCGATGGACAGCGCCGCCACCGCGCTCGAAGCCGGTGCGGCCAGCGTCGACTTGCTCATTCGCCGCGCCGACATTCCGCGCATCAACAAGGGCAAGGGCGCCGGCAACCCGGGCCTCACGCACGGTCACATCAACCTGCCGGACGAATGGAAGTGGCGCATCCGGCATTACGTCAATGTGCAGCAGGTTCCGCCGCCGCGCGGCAGCACGCTGCGTGTATCGCGTCACGAGAATGCGCGCTTCAACCTCGGCGCACCGATTCTCGACGTGACTCCGATCGGCGACGAACTGCACGTCCGCACCGCAAAGGGCACCTTCGTGCTCGACTTCCTCGTCTTCGCGACCGGCTTTCGCATCGATATCGAAGGACGTCCGGAGTTCGCCGCCTTCTCGAAATTCGTGCGCAAGTGGAGCGATCGCTATACGCCCGCAGCCGGGGACGAAGACGTTGAACTGTCCGACTCGCCCGACCTTGGCCCGGCCTTCGAATTCCTCGAGAAGACCCCCGGCGATTGCCCCGGACTTGAGCGCATTCATTGCTTCTGCGCACCGGCCACGCTCTCGCACGGCGCGGTCTCGGGCGACATCCCGGCGGTGAGCGAAGGCGCGAAACGTCTGGCACAAGCACTCGCGGGCACCTTCTATCGCGAAGACGTCGAACATCACTACGCGAACATGGAGGCATACGCCGAGCCGGAAGTCTACGGCGACGAATGGACCCCCGCCCCGCCGCCGCCCGCACTGAACAGCGAGATCGCCGCGAAGGGCGAGGAGCGCATCGCATGA
- a CDS encoding ABC transporter ATP-binding protein has translation MSPTSPLTLEVRNLRTQFITRAGTLPAVDDVSFSLPPGHIMGLVGESGSGKSVTGFSIMGLVDAPGRIVGGEVLFQGRDLTKMSPAELRHLQGNRIAMIFQDPMMTLNPVLRVDVQMIEAVRAHQRVSKAQARELARDTLGMMGIPSPDERLRAYPHQLSGGMRQRVAIAIAMLHRPDLIIADEPTTALDVTIQAQILSEVQKLARQHGTALIWITHDLSVVAGLADTLAVMYAGRIVEQGAVDAVLDTPQHPYTSGLIGSLPSLNKRGQRLRQIPGMTPNLLAMPAGCAFASRCAYASAACAVRPEMTQTSPGRLVRCFHPGAALQKEMV, from the coding sequence GTGTCCCCCACGTCTCCCCTCACATTGGAAGTGCGCAATCTGCGCACGCAATTCATCACCCGCGCCGGCACGTTGCCGGCCGTGGACGATGTCTCCTTCTCACTGCCGCCGGGCCACATCATGGGGCTCGTGGGCGAATCGGGCTCGGGCAAATCGGTGACCGGTTTCTCGATCATGGGGCTGGTCGATGCCCCGGGCCGTATCGTCGGCGGCGAGGTCCTGTTTCAAGGGCGCGACCTCACGAAAATGTCGCCGGCCGAGTTGCGTCACCTGCAAGGCAATCGCATCGCGATGATCTTTCAGGACCCGATGATGACACTCAACCCGGTGTTGCGCGTCGACGTGCAGATGATCGAGGCGGTGCGTGCGCACCAGCGCGTGTCCAAGGCACAGGCGCGTGAACTCGCCCGCGATACGCTCGGCATGATGGGGATTCCGAGCCCTGACGAGCGCTTGCGTGCCTATCCGCATCAGCTCTCGGGTGGCATGCGTCAACGCGTGGCGATTGCCATCGCCATGTTGCACCGGCCCGATCTGATCATTGCCGACGAGCCGACCACCGCGCTCGACGTCACGATTCAGGCGCAGATCCTCTCGGAAGTACAGAAGCTCGCACGCCAGCATGGCACGGCGCTCATCTGGATTACGCATGACCTGTCGGTCGTGGCCGGATTGGCCGATACGCTCGCCGTGATGTACGCCGGACGCATCGTCGAGCAGGGCGCAGTCGACGCCGTGCTCGACACGCCGCAACATCCGTACACGTCGGGCCTCATCGGCAGCCTGCCCAGTCTGAACAAACGCGGCCAGCGCCTGCGCCAGATTCCCGGCATGACGCCGAATCTGCTCGCCATGCCGGCCGGATGCGCGTTCGCCTCGCGATGCGCCTATGCGAGTGCGGCCTGCGCGGTGCGTCCCGAGATGACGCAAACCTCGCCGGGCCGCCTCGTGCGCTGCTTCCACCCGGGCGCTGCGTTGCAAAAGGAGATGGTATGA